The following nucleotide sequence is from Nitrospinota bacterium.
TTTCAGGATTTTCTCCGGCGTAGCGGCGGCTACTTCCTCTATCTCCATCCCCCCCTCTGTGGACGCCATGATGACGTTCCGGGAGGATTCCCTGTCCTGTACTATTCCTATGTAGAGTTCCCGCTCGATCTTGCAGCCGGCCTCTATAAGGAGTTTTTTAACTTTTTTACCTTCGGGTCCGGTCTGGTGGGTAACCAGAGTCATCCCCAGAATGCTCTTCGCATGCGACTCGGCTTCATCAGCTGAATGGGCCAGCTTTACGCCACCCCCTTTGCCTCGTCCTCCGGCATGTATCTGAGCCTTTACTACCACCGGGAAACCGCCAAGTTTTCCAGCAAGTTCTCCGGCATTATCGTTTACCTCGGTCATGAACCCCTCAGGCACGGGTATACCGTATTTTCTCAACACTTCTTTCGCCTGATATTCGTGTATCTTCAAAGTTTCTCCTCCAAACAATGGGAATCCATTAGAAGCGAAAAGATACCATGTTTAAAGCCGATTTTGCAACCAGATATGGCCTATATCGTTCATCTTCAAGGGAATTTACTTAAGTGCGATTTTCGGTTTTAAGGTACAATGAACTTTTTAAATTTTGGGACATTTGAACGGGATATTTAAATGGCAAAACTTTTTGATTCACTGGAACAGGAACATATAGATTTCATAAACGCCCAGAAATTATTCTTCACGGGCACCAATTCCGGTTCGAAAGGGGTCAATATCTCGCCGAAAGGGATAGAACCTCTGAAAATACTTGGCCCGAACAGCATCGCATATATTGATTTCATCGGCAGCGGAAACAGGATGGCAGAAGATCTCATGGAAGGGAGCCCGGTGACGATCATGTTCTGCAGTTTCGACGAGAAGCCGTTGATCCTGAGGCTCTACTGCAATGGGAAAACGATAAAGAACGGCGAACCGGGCTTTGACGACAAGATATCCCTCTGGAATCGCAAGCCTGACAAGAATATAAGGCAGGTATTTATCTTCGACATCACCAAAGTTATGACATCCTGCGGATGGGGTGTTCCGCTTTTCAAATACAACGGCGAGCGGTCGGAAAGCAGAAAACTCACCGGCTAGGCAGCCATTTTTTTAATAAGGGAAACATTGATGATAAGGAACATACTTCTGGTAGCCGCCGCCATCGCCTTCTCCTACATGCTCAGCATAATGCTGATGGGATGCGCAACCGATAGGCTAGCCCTCCATGAAAAAGCCGCGATCTCCGATTCGAAGATCCTGAAAATCCAAAAAGGGAGGAGCACAAGAGAGGAGATCAGGGGTATCTTTGGAGAGCCTTTTGACACAGTGACCTTAAACGGCAAAGAGAGCTGGTTCTACAAGGATATCAATCTGAAACCGCTCTACCTTGAGTTCGACAAAAACGGCGTCGTCTCCGACTTTGAATCCAACGGTAAAGATTCCGTACCTGAAACCGACTGAACCTACAGCGAGGTAGGGAAAAGGTCGTTATAGGTCTTGAGCGCGAACCCGTCCGTCATCCCCGCAACGTAGTCGCAGACTATCCTTTTCTCCTTGCCGATCTTCCTTGCCTCATTGAAATGCCGCTGCACCGATTCGGGAAAGAGCGTCGGCTCCTTCAGAAAAGCATTGAAAAGACTCTCAAGCACGACCCGCGCCTTGTGCTCCATCCTTTTCACCCCTGACTGGTCATACATGTTTTTCCTGAGAAAATTTTTCAGATCCTGATGCTTCCCCTTTATTTCGGGGCTGAAATCGGCGATCTTCTCCCTGTTATTGCGGATATC
It contains:
- a CDS encoding pyridoxamine 5'-phosphate oxidase family protein, translating into MAKLFDSLEQEHIDFINAQKLFFTGTNSGSKGVNISPKGIEPLKILGPNSIAYIDFIGSGNRMAEDLMEGSPVTIMFCSFDEKPLILRLYCNGKTIKNGEPGFDDKISLWNRKPDKNIRQVFIFDITKVMTSCGWGVPLFKYNGERSESRKLTG
- a CDS encoding outer membrane protein assembly factor BamE, coding for MIRNILLVAAAIAFSYMLSIMLMGCATDRLALHEKAAISDSKILKIQKGRSTREEIRGIFGEPFDTVTLNGKESWFYKDINLKPLYLEFDKNGVVSDFESNGKDSVPETD